In the Streptomyces coeruleoprunus genome, GTAGACGACCGCCGCCGTGATCAGGAAGCTGAGCGTCGCGCTGAGCACCGAACCCCACAGGATCGCGATACCGCTCGTGACCTCCCCGCCCTGCACCACGCACGGGCCCTTCAGGCAGGACTGGTAGCTGTCCGGTCCTTGGTGCCGAAGGCGCCGACGACCGGGTTGATCACGCCCTTCACCAGGGCGTTGACGATGTTGGTGAACGCGGCGCCGATGACGACCGCGACCGCCAGATCGATCACGTTCCCGCGCATCAGGAATGCCTTGAAGCCCTCCAGCAGGCTCGTCCTGTTCTCCTGGCTCACCACGGTGCCTTTCGTCGTACGTGCGGTTGGCGGAGCCATTAGGCCGTGCGCGGTGCATAACCGTCCAATCCGTACACACGGACCGGTGACGTGACTGACCGTTCGTGCGAGTCATCGCAGGGTCACCACCAGAGGCGAGGAGGCGCCCGCACCGGCCAGCCTGGTGGCCGCGGCCCGCGGCACCGCCAGAACGACCAGCGCCCCGTCGCCGTCGTCCGTACGCGGCACGTCCGTCACCCGCACGCCGGTCGCCACCACCCGGGCCTCCGGCGCCCCGTCCTCCGTCGCGCCCGCCCGTAGGGGAGGCGCGGCGATCACGTCGATCCGGTCCCCCGGCCGCAGCAGCCGGACCGTCGCGGCGTCCGCGATCCGCACCGGCGCCGACACCAGCTCGACCGGTTTCACGGTCACCGTACGAGGAGGCGCGGTCCTGGGCGGCCCCGCGGCCGCGGGCTCCCGGAATCCCGAGGCGGCCAGCGCCGCGGCCGCCATCGCGAGCCCCGCGGCCATCGCCCGTCGACGGCGCCGCACCGCCCGCCGTAACCCGAACCGTCCGCCGCGCACGCGCAACGGCGCGAACTGCGGCACCGAGCAGGTCTCGGGAATGCACGCGGATGAAGGAGGAGAAGTGGAGGAAAGGGAAGAAAGGGCAGAAGGAGAAGCAGGGGAAGAGGCGGAAAGAGAGGCAGAGGAAGGAAAAGGGGACGTTGAAGAAACGCGGGACACCACGGCACCCACCGCCTGTTCGTGAGAAGCGTCGCCGGCCGTCCGCCGACGCCCCTCACCATCCCGCGTTCCGCGCGTCCCCGCTCAGGCCTGTGGACAGCGCGTCCCCCTGGGGACAAGTCCCTCACCCGCCGGGGACCCCGAAGGGCCCCGAGGCCTACGGCAGCTCGATCCCCAGGTCCCACCCGTCGTGCGCGTGCGTGCACAGGCAGGACCGGCTGTCCGTCTCCGGCAGCGCCGCGACCGCGTCGAACAGCACCTCGCGCAGCCGCCCGACGTTCTCGCCGAACACCCGCAGCACCTCCGTGTGCGAGACGCCCTCGCCCGTCTCCGCGCCCGCGTCCAGGTCCGTGACCAGCGCCATCGACGTGTAGCAGAGGCCCAGCTCCCGGGCGAGCACCGCCTCGGGGTGGCCCGTCATGCCGACCACGGACCAGCCCATCGCCGCATGCCACCGCGACTCGGCCCGGGTGGAGAAACGGGGGCCCTCGACGACGACCATCGTGCCGCCGTCGACCGCCGCCCAGCCCCGACCGTGCGCCGCGGCGAGGGCCACCTTGCGGCCGTCGGGGCAGTACGGGTCGGCGAAGGTCGTGTGGACGACGTTCGGCACCGTCCCGTCCGGCAGGGGCTCCCCGTCGAAGAACGTCTGCGTCCGCGACTTCGTCCGGTCCACGAGCTGGTCCGGCACGAGGAGCGTGCCCGGCCCGTATTCGGCGCGCAGCCCGCCGACCGCGCACGGCCCCAGCACCTGCCGCACGCCGACCGAACGCAGCGCCCACAGATTGGCCCGGTAGTTGATGCGGTGCGGGGGCAGCCGGTGGTCGCGGCCGTGCCGGGGGAGGAAGACGACCCTCCGCCCGGCCAGCTCGCCGAAGAACAGGGAGTCGCTGGGGCTGCCGTACGGGGTGGCCACCTCGACCTCGGTCACGTCCTCCAGGAAGGAGTAGAAGCCGGAGCCACCGATCACACCGATCTCTGCGTTCGCCATGCGGTCACCCTAAACGGGTGAGCGGGTACGCCGATATGCCGAATGCGAGGAAGGTCCTGAATACGACGAGGGTCCCGCCGTACGGAACGGCGGGACCCTGAGTCGTCGGTGCGCCCCTGGGAGGGGCGGAGGCGTGCCGTCAGGCGGCGGAGCCGGTGCTGCTGGAGCTGCTCGACGCCGCGGGCTTCGCGTCCGAGGACGAGGAGGATGCGGACGACGAGGACGACGCAGACGACGACGCGGACGAAGAGGACTTCGACGCCGGCGAGCTGCTGGACGACGCGCCACGGCTGTCGTTGCGGTAGAAGCCGGAGCCCTTGAAGACGATGCCGACCGCCGAGAACACCTTCTTCAGGCGTCCCTTGCAGCTCGGGCACTCGGTCAGTGCGTCATCGGTGAACTTCTGCACCGCCTCGAGGCCCTCGCCGCACTCGGTGCACTGGTACTGGTAGGTCGGCACTTGTCTTCCTCCTGGCACTCTGACTCAGTGAGTGCTAACGACGATCCATAGTGACGTATTCCGCTGCGTCAGTCCACCGCCACCGGCACGCGGTGACCGACACCACGTGCGACGGTCCGGCTCGCGGGCCGCGCCGTCAGCCGCGACCGCAGGGCCACCAGGGTGGTCAGCGCCAGGGCGGTTCCGGCCAGCGGCACCAGGAACCCGGCGGCCGAGCCGTACCCGTCCGCGAGGCGCCCGGCGACCGTCACGGCCGCCGCCTGGCCCAGCGCGACGGCACCGGTCAGCCAGGTGAACGCCTCGGTGCGGGACGACGCGGGCACCAGGGAATCGACCAGCGTGTAGCCGCTGATCAGGGCGGGCGCGATGGACAGGCCGACGACCAGGCCGAGCGCGCCGAGCAGGGCCACGGAGTGCGCGGACCACAGCAGCGAGGCGGCCACGGTGAGGGCCGCGTACCCGATGATCAGGCGGCGCCGCGGGCCGGTCTTCCAGGCGATGGCGCCGACGGCGATGCCGGCGAGCATGTTGCCGGCGGCGAAGAGCCCGTACAGCAGGCCGTTCACGCCGGGGTTGCCGATCTCCTCGGTGAACGCGGTGAGCGAGACCTGCATGCCGCCGAAGACGGAGCCGATGCCGAGGAACGCGACGGCCAGGACGCGGACGCCCGGGACGGACAGCGCCGAGGTGCGCGCCCGCTCGCCACCGGCCGGGGCGGCGCCCGCCGCGTGCGGGCCGTGGGCGGGCTGGGTGCGCTTCTGGGCGGCGAACAGCAGGCCGCCGGCCAGGGTGAGCGCGGCCTCGGCGACCAGGCCGGCCGCCGGGTGCACACCGGTGCACAGGGCGGTGGCGAGGACGGGACCGACGACGAAGGTGAACTCGTCCGTGACGGACTCGAAGGCCGCCGCCGTCGACATCAGGGGCGAGCCGTCCAGCCGGGCGGCCCAGCGGGCCCGCACCATGGGCCCGACCTGCGGGACGGAGGCGCCGGTCGGCACCGCGGCGGCGAACAGCGCCCACAGGGGCGCGTCGGCGAGGGCGAGCGCGATCAGGACGGCGCCGGACGCGGCGTGGACGAGCACGCCGGGGACGAGGACGGCGCGCTGGCCGAAGCGGTCCGCGAGCTTGCCGCTCTGCGGCGCGAACAGAGCCATGGAGACACCGGTGACCGCGGCGACGGCGCCGGCGGTCCCGTACGAACCGGTGGTGTGCTGGACGAGCAGGACGATGCCGATGGTGAGCATCGCGAACGGCTGTCGTGCCGCGAAGCCGGGCAGCAGGAACGACCATGCGCCGGGTGTGCGCAGGAGCTGCCCGTATCCAGGACGCTTCACAGCGTCAGAGGTGACCGTGGATGCCACGGCCCGTGCCTTTCTGCCGCCTGGTAGCGCTCCCCTGGGTGTCGGGAGCCGCCGAGAGCTGTCCTCTTGCGCGGAAGCGCGGTAGATACCGGCCCCGGAGCGGGGGTCTCGGCCGCCATACGGTCGCGCCAGCCCTGCATCAGGCAGAGTTGGTCGATCAGTGTGCCTTCATGGTACAGGGGAACGGTGGAGTGTCGCCTGTGAAATCGGCGACTCACCCCACCGCCCACCTGTGAAAAGTCCGTACCAGGGCCGGACGAGCCCCCGGACGAGCGCCTGTGGAGGTCCGGGCTACCCCGTCCCCAGCCACCCCGCCAGCTTGCCGCCCTGCCCCACCGCGCGCAGTCGGCGCTCCGCCGCGTCGCGGACCGGATCCGTCGCGACGACCAGCAGTTCGTCGCCGCGCCGCAGCACGGTCGTCGGGGAGGGTACGAAGCTCTTGCCGTCCCGTACGACGAGGGTGACCGCCGCGCCGGGCGGGAGGCGCAGCTCGGCGACCTCCACGCCGTGCATCTTCGACCGCTCCGGGATGGACACGGACAGCAGGTGTCCGCGCAGCCGCTCCAGGGGTGCCGACTCCACGCCCAGGTCGGTCGCCCCGTCGGCGTCGCCGAGCCGCAGCGCCTTCGCCAGCCACGGCAGGGTCGGGCCCTGGACCAGCGTGTAGACGACGACCAGTACGAAGACGATGTTGAAGACCTTCCGGCTGCCCTCGATGCCGGACACCATCGGGATGGTCGCCAGGATGATGGGCACGGCGCCGCGCAGCCCGGCCCAGGACATCAGGGCCTGCTCCTGCCAGGGGATGCGGAACGGCAGGAGGCTCAGTAGGACGGACACCGGCCGTGCCACCGTCGTCAAGACGAGCCCGATCATCACCGCGGGCCAGAAGTCGTCGAGCAGCTCGTGCGGCGACACCAGCAGTCCGAGCAGCACGAACATGCCGATCTGGGCGATCCAGCCCAGGCCCTCGGCGAAGCCCCGGTTGGCGGGCTGGTGCGGCAGCTTGGCGTTGCCCAGGATGACGGAGGCCAGGTAGACGGCGAGGAAGCCGCTGCCGTGCACCATGGCGCCGGCCGCGTACGCGACGACGGCGATGGCCATGACGGCGATCGGGTAGAGGCCGGAGGCGGGCAGGGCGACCCGCCGCAGCCCGTACGAGCCGAGGAAGCCGACCGCCAGGCCGACGGCCGCGCCGATGGCCAGCTCCAGCGCGATCGTGCCCACCAGGACGTACCAGGTGTCGACGGGACCGGCCGTCGAGAAGGCGACGACCAGGATCACGACGGGGGCGTCGTTGAACCCCGACTCGGCCTCCAGGGCGCCCGTCACCCGCGCGGGCAGGGGCACCTTGCGCAGCACGGAGAAGACGGCCGCCGCGTCCGTCGAGGAGACGACGGCGCCGATGATCAGCGCCTGGCGCCACTCCAGGTCCACCAGGTAGTGCGCGGCCGAGGCCGTGATGCCCACGCTCACCGCGGTACCGAGGGTCGCGAGGACGGCCGCCGCCGGCAACGCGGGCCTGATCTCCTTCCACTTCGTGCCCAGACCGCCTTCGGCGAGGATCACCACGAGGGCCCCGTAGCCGATGACCTGGGTCAGTTCGGCGTTGTCGAAGGCGACGTTGCCGATGCCGTCCTGGCCCATCGCGACGCCGATGCCGAGGTAGAGCAGCAGGCTGGGCAGCCCGCTGCGGGACGACAGGCGCACCGCGACGACCGCGACGAGCAGCACGAGCGAGCCGATGAGCAGGAGTTCGTTGAGCCGGTGGACAGTCAGGGGCCGATCCTTCCGCGTGGTGCGTATTGCCTGGTTCTGCGTGTTCTCCGGGGTCCGTTGGCCGATTGTCGGCATATGGCCGGAACTGGCTGTTCAGTTGGATACCGGGCACCTTGGCCGAAAGTCGAGCCCTCGGCTCGTCGCGCCACGCCCCGAACGTACGGATATGTCGGGCTTTCACGTCGATGCGCGCCGATGCGTCGCGATCCACGGCCGTATCCCGCCACCCGGTACTTCGTTACCTTACCTAATCTTTAACGCGTCGTTGACGGGTGGAATGGTTCGCTCCGCACGCCCCTGCCAGGTCTCCTTACTGACACCGCGTCCGGGCCCCCCGGGTGCTGCGCCTATGGTTGCTCCCAGCACTCCTGGACCAAGCCTGCGCCTCGAAGGACAGCGATGCCCGCCAACACCACCGTCTCTTCCCCCAAGAAGAAGGGGCGACGTGCCCGCTTGCTCGTGATCGCCCTGGTGCTGGCGCTCGTCGCGGGCGTCGGCTACGGCGCCTACTGGAGCGTCAGCACGGTCCGGGCGCCCTTCCCCCAGACCACCGGCACGCTCCAGCTCCCCGGCCTGTCCGGGCCCGTCGACGTCAAGCGCGACGCGTACGGCGTCCCGCAGATCTACGCGTCCACCGACGCCGACCTGTTCCGCGCCCAGGGCTACGTCCAGGCGCAGGACCGGTTCTGGGAGATGGACGTGCGCCGCCACACCACGGCCGGCCGCCTCTCCGAGCTGCTGGGCGCCGAGCTGGTCGACAGCGACGCCTTCCTGCGCACCCTGGGCTGGCACCGGGTGGCGAAGGAGGAGTACGACACCAAGCTGTCGGCGGAGACCAAGAAGAACCTCCAGGCCTACACCGAGGGCGTCAACGCGTACCTCAAGGGCAAGGAGCCGCGGGACGTCTCCGTCGAGTACTCGGCGCTGTCCTTCCTCAACGACTACACGATCGAGCCCTGGACGCCGGTCGACTCCGTGGCCTGGCTCAAGGCGATGGCGTGGGACCTGCGCACCAACATGCAGGACGAGATCGACCGCTCGCTGATGCTGAACCGCCTCGACGAGAAGCAGATCAAGGACCTCTACCCGGGGTACCCGTACGACCTCCACCGCCCGATCACGGACACCTTCAAGGCGTCCGCCGGCTCCAAGGGCGACGGTGAGGGCCAGAACGGGGGCGGCCTCGGCGACGACCCGCGGAGCGGCTCCCAGGGCTCCCAGGGCGGCGGAAGCGGCCAGACCGGCGGGAGCGGCCAGAGCGGCCGGAACGCCGGCTTCCAGGCCCAGCTGACCGCTCTCTCCCAGGCGCTGGAGAACGTCCCCGCCCTCCTCGGCCCCGACGGCCACGGCATCGGCTCCAACTCCTGGGTCGTCTCCGGCAAGTACACGACCACGGGCAAGCCGCTCCTCGCCAACGACCCGCACCTCGCCCCGCAGCTGCCCTCGGTCTGGTACCAGATGGGCCTGCACTGCCGGGCGGTCTCCGACAAGTGCCGCTACGACGTGTCCGGCTACACCTTCGCCGGCATGCCCGGCGTGATCATCGGCCACAACCAGGACGTCGCCTGGGGCTTCACCAACCTCGGTGCCGACGTGACCGACCTCTACCTGGAGAAGGTCACCGACCGCGGCTACCTCCGGGGCGCCAAGGAAGTCCCGTTCGAGACCCGCGACGAGGTCATCCGGATCGCCGGCGGCGGCAGCCGCACCATCACCGTCCGTACGACCAACAACGGCCCGCTCATCTCGGACCGCAGCACCGAGCTGGAGAAGGTCGGCCAGAAGGCTCCCGTCACCAACGCCCCCGACCGCGGCGACGGCTACGCGGTGGCGCTGCGCTGGACCGCCCTGGACCCGGGCAGGTCGATGGACGCGGTGTTCAAGCTGAACCGGGCCAAGGACTTCAAGGAGTTCCGCGACGCCGCCCGTGACTTCGAGGTGCCCTCGCAGAACCTGATCTACGCCGACGCCAAGGGCGCCGAGGGCCACATCGGCTACCAGGCCCCCGGCAAGGTCCCGGTCCGCGCCAAGGGCCACGACGGCACCCTGCCCGCTCCCGGCTGGGACCCCGCGTACGACTGGAAGAAGGAGTACGTCCCCTTCGACGAGCTGCCGTACGAGCAGGACCCGAAGCGCGGCTACATCGTGACCGCCAACCAGGCCGTCGTGAACGCCGACACGTACCCCTACCTCCTCACCGAGGACTGGGGCTACGGCTCGCGCAGCCAGCGGATAAACGACCTCATCGAGTCGAAGATCAAGGACGGCGGCAAGATCTCGACCGACGACATGCGCACCATGCAGACGGACAACAGCAGCGAGATCGCCAAGCTGCTGACGCCGCTGCTGCTCAAGATCGACGTCGAGGACCCGTACGTCCGCGAGGCGCAGAAGCTCCTGGAGGGCTGGCACTACACGCAGGAGTCCGACTCGGCGGCCGCCGCGTACTTCAACGCGGTCTGGCGCAACGTCCTCAAGCTGGCCTTCGGCGACAAGCTGCCCAAGGAGCTGCGCGTCAGGGGCGAGTGCCTGAACGTCCGCTCCGCCGACCCCACCGTCCCCGAGGACCAGCGCAACAAGCTGGTGCGCGAGTGCGGTCTGCGCTCCCCCGACAAGGCGCAGCCGGACGGCGGCGACCGCTGGTACGAGGTGGTCCGCCCGCTCCTGAACGACGAGAAGAACGCCTGGTGGCACACGCCGGCGAGCCGTACGGACGCGGCCACCGAGACCCGGGACCAGCTGCTGGCCCGCGCCATGGAGGACGCCCGCTGGGAGCTGACGGCCGAGCTGGGCAAGGACGTCTCCACCTGGAGCTGGGGCCGCCTGCACCAGCTGAACCTGAGGAACCAGACCCTCGGCGTCGAGGGCCCGGGCGTCGTGAAGTTCCTGCTGAACCGCGGCCCGTGGAACCTCTCGGGCGGCGAGGCCGCGGTCAACGCGACCGGCTGGAACGCCGCGGGCGGCTACGAGGTCGTCTGGGTGCCGTCGATGCGGATGGTCGTGAACGTCGGCGACTGGGACAAGTCCCGGTGGATCAACCTCACCGGCGCCTCCGGGCACGCCTACAGCCCGCACTACACCGACCAGACGGAGAAGTGGGCCAAGGGCGAGCTGCTGGACTGGCCCTACAGCGCGAAGGCGGTCGACCTGGCGAAGGCCGACCACCTCGTCCTCAAGCCGTAGGCACCGGGCGGCCGGGCCCCCGACAGGGGGCCCACGCCGCTCTACGCCGTGAAACGGCGGACGCCGTCGGGCGTCACCACCGCGTGCACGGGGTGGTCGTGCGGTTCCTCCGGGACCCGGGCGACCACCTCGTGCGCGTACAGGAGGACCACCAGGGCCGGCTCGGCCCCGGCCCGCGCCAGCCGGGCCAGCACGCGGTCGTACGAGCCGCCGCCCCGCCCCAGCCGCATGCCGCGCTCGTCCACCGCGAGGCCCGGCAGCAGCACCGCGCGGGCCTCCAGGACGGCGTCCGGGCCGAGCCGCGGGCCCGTGGGCTCCAGCAGGCCCAGCCGGGCCCGCCCCAGGGCGCCCGCGCCCTCGTACACGCCCCAGTCCAGGTCGTTGTCGTCCATCAGGACCGGCAGCAGCACCCGGACGCCACGCGCGCGCAGGGCGTCCAGCAGCGCGCGCGTGCCCGGTTCGCGGCCCACGGACACATAGGCCGCCACCGTGTCCGCCTCCGCCAGCTCGGGCAGCTTCAGCGCCTCCTGGGCCAGAACCGCGGCCGCCCGCTGGACGTCCTCAGTGGTCAGGAGGGTCCGAGCGGCCAGCAGTTGGCGGCGCAGCCCCGCCTTGTCCGGCACCCCACCGTCCGCGCCCTCCGGCACGTCACCGCTCACGGTCACCTCACGAACCTCTCGTATGCGTATATATGAGGAGCAACTTAACCGGATCCTCATCTTCCACCCATACCGAACGGATAGGGTGCTGGGCATGACTCAGTCGCACCCCAGGATCAGCAAGGCTGTCATCCCAGCCGCAGGACTCGGCACCCGGTTCCTGCCTGCCACGAAAGCCACTCCCAAGGAGATGCTGCCTGTCGTCGACAAGCCCGCCATCCAGTACGTGGTCGAGGAGGCGGTGGACGCCGGACTCCACGACGTGCTGATGATCACCGGGCGGAACAAGCGGCCCCTGGAGGACCACTTCGACCGCAACTACGAGCTGGAGGAAGCCCTCTTCCGCAAGGGGGACCGGGAGCGGCTGGGCAAGGTCAAGGAGTCCAACGACCTGGCGACCATGCACTACGTGCGCCAGGGCGACCCGCGCGGCCTCGGCCACGCCGTGCTGTGCGCCGCCCCGCACGTGGGCGACCAGCCGTTCGCGGTCCTCCTCGGCGACGACCTGATCGACCCGCGCGACCCGCTGCTCTCCCGCATGGTCGAGATCCAGGAGCGCGAGGGCGGCAGCGTGATCGCCCTCATGGAGGTCGACCACTCACAGATCCACCTCTACGGCTGCGCGGCGGTGGAGCCGACCGCCGAGTCCGACGTGGTCCGGGTGACCGACCTGGTCGAGAAGCCCGACCCGTCGGAGGCGCCCAGCAACTACGCGATCATCGGCCGGTACGTCCTGGACCCGGCGATCTTCGGGATACTGCGGGAGACGGAGCCGGGCCGGGGCAACGAGATCCAGCTCACCGACGCCATCCAGAAGCTCGCCATGGACGAGAAGGTGGGCGGCCCGGTGCACGGAGTCGTCTTCAAGGGCCGCCGCTACGACACCGGGGACCGTGGCGACTATCTCCGGGCGATTGTCAGACTCGCGTGCGAACGTGAAGATCTGGGACCGGAGTTCCGGTCCTGGCTCCGCCGTTACGTCACCGAGGAGATGTAGACCTTGAGCCCCGTGAGCGCCGCGAGCCCCGCACCCGCGATCCGGTCCGTCGACGAGCACCTGGAGGACGTGCTCGCCGCCGTCCACCCGCTCGACCCGATCGAGCTGCAACTGCCCGACGCCCAGGGCTGTGTCCTGGTCGAGGACGTCACGGTGCCGGTGGCCCTGCCGCCCTTCGACAACAGCTCCATGGACGGGTACGCGGTGCGGATCGCCGACGTCACGGGCGCCTCGGAGGAGTTTCCCGCGGTCCTCACCGTCATCGGCGACGTGGCCGCCGGCAGTGAGGGCCTGCCCACGGTGGGCCCGGGCGAGGCCGCGCGCATCATGACCGGCGCCCCGCTCCCGCCCGGCGCCGAGGCGGTCGTCCCCGTCGAGTGGACCGACGGCGGTACGGGCGGGGGAGCGGCCACCACGATGCGCGCCGCGAGCGCCGCCCCCGAGGGCGCCACGGGCGAGGTGCGCGTCCACCGCCCGGTCGAGGCCCGCGCCCATGTCCGCGCCCGGGGCAGCGACGTCCAGGCCGGCGACCTGGCCCTCGAGGCGGGCACGGTGCTCGGGCCGGCGCAGATCGGCCTGCTGGCCGCCATCGGCCGGGGCACGGTCCGGGTGCGGCCCCGCCCGCGCGTGGTCGTCCTGTCCACGGGCAGCGAGCTGGTACAGCCCGGCGAGGAGCTGGGCCCCGGCCAGATCTACGACTCCAACAGCTTCGCGCTGGCCGCCGCCGCCCGGGACGCCGGCGCCATCGCCTACCGGGTGGGCGCGGTCACCGACGACGCGGACACGCTGCGGGCCACGATCGAGGACCAGCTGGTCCGCGCCGACCTGCTGGTCACCACGGGCGGCGTCAGCGTCGGGGCGTACGACGTCGTCAAGGAGGCCCTGTCCTCGGTGGGCGACGCGGACGAGCCGGGCGGCGGCGTCGAGTTCCACAAGCTGGCCATGCAGCCGGGCAAGCCCCAGGGCTTCGGCTCCATCGGCCCGGACCACACACCGCTGCTGGCCCTGCCCGGCAACCCGGTCTCGTCGTACGTGTCGTTCGAGCTGTTCGTGCGGCCCGCGATCCGCGCCCTGATGGGCCTGAAGGACCTCCACCGGCCCCGCGTGCGGGCCGTGCTCACGGCCGACAAGCCGCTGTCGTCGCCCGCGGGGAAGCGCCAGTTCCTCCGGGGGACGTACGACGCCGAGGCGGGTAGCGTCACTCCTGTGGGCGGGGCCGGCTCCCACCTGATCGCCGCTCTCGCGCACGCGGACGCGCTGCTCGTCGTCCCGGAGGACACCACCGTGGTGGAGCCGGGCAGCGACGTCGAGGTGATGCTCCTCGGCTGAGCCGGCGGCCTCCCGCGAGGCCCCGGCCCCGGGCTCGTCCAGGGGGCACCCCCATGGCGGGCCGCCGTGGCGGTACGGTGTCTGCCGCCGTGCCGACAACCGGCGCCAGATCGCGAGGCGGAGTGCAGTGAGTACGCAAGGCAGCCTGACCCACATCGACGAGGCGGGGGCCGCCCGCATGGTGGACGTCTCCGGCAAGGACGTCACCGCCCGCACCGCCCGCGCCAGCGGCCGCGTCCTGGTCTCGCCGCGCGTGGTGGAACTGCTGCGCGGCGAGGGCGTCCCCAAGGGCGACGCCCTCGCCACCGCGCGCATCGCCGGCATCATGGGCGCCAAGCGCACCCCCGACCTGATCCCGCTGTGCCACCCGCTCGCCGTCTCCGGCGTGAAGCTGGACCTGACGGTGGCCGACGACGCCGTGGAGATCACCGCCACCGTGAAGACCACGGACCGCACCGGCGTCGAGATGGAGGCGCTGACCGCGGTCTCCGTGGCGGCGCTCACCGTCGTCGACATGGTCAAAGCCGTCGACAAGGCCGCCGTGATCACCGACGTGCGGGTGGAGGAGAAGACCGGCGGCAAGTCCGGCGACTGGAGCCGGTCGTGACGTACCGCGCGCTCGTCGTCACCGCGTCCAACCGCGCCGCCGCCGGGGTGTACGAGGACAAGGGCGGGCCGATACTCGCCGAGGGTCTCGCGGCCATGGGCTTCACGGTCGACGGCCCCCAGGTCGTCCCCGACGGCGAGCCCGTGGAGGCGGCGCTGCGCGCCGGGGTGGCCGCGGCGTACGACGTCATCCTCACCACCGGCGGCACCGGCATCTCCCCGACCGACGCCACCCCGGAGGCCACCCGCCGCGTCCTCGACCACGAGGTGCCCGGGATCCCCGAGGCGATCCGCGCGTACGGCCGTGACAAGGTCCCGACCGCCGCGCTGTCCCGCGGCCTCGCCGGCGTCGCGGGCCGCACCCTGATCGTCAACCTGCCGGGCTCGACCGGCGGCGTACGCGACGGCCTCGCCGTCCTGGAGAGGCTGCTCGTCCACGCCGTGGACCAGCTGCGCGGCGGCGACCATCCGAGACCGGCGTCATGAACCCCGCCTGGCCCGTGATCCTCGCGGACGGCGACGTGCTGCTCCGCCCGATAAAGGCGCGCGACCACCAGGCCTGGCGCGAGGTGAACCGGCGCAACCGCGACTGGCTGCGCCCCTGGGAGGCGACGGTCCCGCCGCCCGCCCCCGGCGCCCCGCTCGTCCAGCGCCCCACGTACCGGCAGATGGTCCGCCACCTGCGCGCCGAGGCCAACGCGGGCCGGATGCTGCCGTTCGTCATCGAGTACCGGGGGCGGCTGGTCGGCCAGCTGACCGTCGCCGGCATCACCTGGGGCTCGATGTGCTCCGGCCACATCGGCTACTGGGTGGACCAGGACGTCGCGGGCCGCGGCGTGATGCCCACGGCGGTCGCCCTCGCGGTCGACCACTGCTTCCGCTCGGTCGGACTGCACCGCATCGAGGTGTGCATTCGCCCCGAGAACGGCCCCAGCCGGCGGGTCGTGGAGAAATTGGGATTCCGCGAGGAGGGGCTGCGTCCGCGCTACCTCCATATCGACGGCGCGTGGCGCGACCACCTGGTGTTCGCGCTGACCGCCGAGGAGGTGCCGGAAGGGCTCGTGCGCCGCTGGCACCAGGCACGACCCGAACACCCCGCAAAATAAATCACCTGTTCGAATTGTGTGCCCGGCGACCACAATCGATCGGAACAATCACAAAAAAGTTCAGTGATATCAGCCAGATCGTGCGACACACCGGCCCAATTGGCCGATGGCCTCACGCGAACACCTCTACCGTGTGAGGCGTGAGCAGCAGCGGCCTCATCTACGCAGTCATTGTCGGAGCTTGGGCCGCCTACCTGGTGCCGATGTGGCTTCGCAGGCAGGACGAGCTGAACGAGGCTCGACCGACGGAACGCTTCAGCACCGCCATCCGGCTCCTGTCCGGACGAGCGGGGATGGAGCGCCGGTACGCCAAGGAGCTGCGCCAGCGAGGCGCCGAGGGGCGGGACCCCGACGTGGACCCGGACGCCGAGACCGAGCACC is a window encoding:
- a CDS encoding RcpC/CpaB family pilus assembly protein; translation: MTVKPVELVSAPVRIADAATVRLLRPGDRIDVIAAPPLRAGATEDGAPEARVVATGVRVTDVPRTDDGDGALVVLAVPRAAATRLAGAGASSPLVVTLR
- a CDS encoding S-methyl-5'-thioadenosine phosphorylase translates to MANAEIGVIGGSGFYSFLEDVTEVEVATPYGSPSDSLFFGELAGRRVVFLPRHGRDHRLPPHRINYRANLWALRSVGVRQVLGPCAVGGLRAEYGPGTLLVPDQLVDRTKSRTQTFFDGEPLPDGTVPNVVHTTFADPYCPDGRKVALAAAHGRGWAAVDGGTMVVVEGPRFSTRAESRWHAAMGWSVVGMTGHPEAVLARELGLCYTSMALVTDLDAGAETGEGVSHTEVLRVFGENVGRLREVLFDAVAALPETDSRSCLCTHAHDGWDLGIELP
- a CDS encoding FmdB family zinc ribbon protein, with the translated sequence MPTYQYQCTECGEGLEAVQKFTDDALTECPSCKGRLKKVFSAVGIVFKGSGFYRNDSRGASSSSSPASKSSSSASSSASSSSSASSSSSDAKPAASSSSSSTGSAA
- a CDS encoding MFS transporter — translated: MASTVTSDAVKRPGYGQLLRTPGAWSFLLPGFAARQPFAMLTIGIVLLVQHTTGSYGTAGAVAAVTGVSMALFAPQSGKLADRFGQRAVLVPGVLVHAASGAVLIALALADAPLWALFAAAVPTGASVPQVGPMVRARWAARLDGSPLMSTAAAFESVTDEFTFVVGPVLATALCTGVHPAAGLVAEAALTLAGGLLFAAQKRTQPAHGPHAAGAAPAGGERARTSALSVPGVRVLAVAFLGIGSVFGGMQVSLTAFTEEIGNPGVNGLLYGLFAAGNMLAGIAVGAIAWKTGPRRRLIIGYAALTVAASLLWSAHSVALLGALGLVVGLSIAPALISGYTLVDSLVPASSRTEAFTWLTGAVALGQAAAVTVAGRLADGYGSAAGFLVPLAGTALALTTLVALRSRLTARPASRTVARGVGHRVPVAVD
- a CDS encoding potassium/proton antiporter, translated to MLLVAVVAVRLSSRSGLPSLLLYLGIGVAMGQDGIGNVAFDNAELTQVIGYGALVVILAEGGLGTKWKEIRPALPAAAVLATLGTAVSVGITASAAHYLVDLEWRQALIIGAVVSSTDAAAVFSVLRKVPLPARVTGALEAESGFNDAPVVILVVAFSTAGPVDTWYVLVGTIALELAIGAAVGLAVGFLGSYGLRRVALPASGLYPIAVMAIAVVAYAAGAMVHGSGFLAVYLASVILGNAKLPHQPANRGFAEGLGWIAQIGMFVLLGLLVSPHELLDDFWPAVMIGLVLTTVARPVSVLLSLLPFRIPWQEQALMSWAGLRGAVPIILATIPMVSGIEGSRKVFNIVFVLVVVYTLVQGPTLPWLAKALRLGDADGATDLGVESAPLERLRGHLLSVSIPERSKMHGVEVAELRLPPGAAVTLVVRDGKSFVPSPTTVLRRGDELLVVATDPVRDAAERRLRAVGQGGKLAGWLGTG